In Cryptomeria japonica chromosome 10, Sugi_1.0, whole genome shotgun sequence, a genomic segment contains:
- the LOC131859214 gene encoding laccase-17-like gives MAVPVKHRPAIVAREGDRVVIKVTNNVKNNVSIHWHGIRQLRSGWADGPAYVTQCPIQTGQSYAYKFIIKRQRGTLWWHAHISWLRASIHGPIIIYPKKNASYPFPRPHQEVPIVFGEWWNADTETVINQAMQSGAQANVSDAYTINGLPGLMYNCSTNDTFRLKVIPGKTYLLRIVNAALNSDQFFAIANHTLTVVEADAVYVKPFQTNIILITPGQTTNVLLTAMSQPPNATFLILAGPFATGTAAFDNSTSAGILEYVTSNATAANSSSSSLPMMKPTLPAPNDTSFAANFSQKMRSLGNPKFPPAAVPQKVDKQFLFTVGLGLNPCPQGQTCQGPNGTKFAASISNISFILPTTALLQAYYFNQSNGVYNTTFPDNPPFPFNYTGTPPNNTQTLNDTRVEVLPFNTTVQLVLQDTSIVTFESHPLHLHGFNFFIVGQGMGNYNASTDPSNFNLVDPPDRNTVGVPSGGWVALRFLADNPGVWFMHCHLELHTSWGLKMAWIVLNGNGGRTQSLLPPPKDLPSC, from the exons ATGGCagtaccagttaaacaca GGCCTGCAATAGTTGCTCGAGAAGGAGATCGCGTGGTTATCAAAGTAACAAATAATGTTAAAAATAATGTTAGCATACATTG GCATGGAATTCGGCAGCTTAGATCTGGGTGGGCGGATGGTCCTGCTTACGTCACTCAGTGTCCAATTCAAACCGGTCAAAGTTATGCGTACAAATTTATTATCAAAAGGCAGAGAGGGACACTGTGGTGGCATGCCCACATCTCATGGTTGCGAGCGAGCATACATGGGCCCATCATCATCTATCCCAAAAAGAATGCTTCTTACCCATTCCCTCGCCCACACCAGGAAGTGCCTATTGTTTTTG GGGAGTGGTGGAATGCAGACACTGAGACTGTTATCAATCAGGCAATGCAAAGTGGTGcacaagctaatgtgtcagatGCATATACCATCAACGGACTCCCTGGACTTATGTATAACTGCTCTACCAACG ATACATTCAGGCTCAAAGTGATCCCTGGGAAAACTTACCTACTACGTATAGTTAATGCTGCACTTAATAGTGACCAGTTTTTCGCAATAGCCAACCACACATTGACTGTGGTAGAAGCGGATGCTGTGTATGTCAAGCCTTTTCAAACCAATATTATTCTGATCACTCCTGGTCAGACTACCAACGTCCTCTTGACAGCTATGTCTCAGCCACCCAATGCCACATTCCTCATATTAGCAGGCCCATTCGCTACGGGAACAGCAGCTTTCGATAACTCAACCAGTGCTGGAATTTTAGAGTATGTAACTTCCAATGCGACAGCAGCTAATTCATCCTCATCCTCTCTTCCTATGATGAAACCGACGCTTCCAGCCCCCAACGATACCTCCTTTGCCGCCAATTTTAGCCAAAAGATGAGAAGCTTGGGCAATCCGAAGTTTCCTCCAGCAGCTGTCCCTCAGAAGGTGGATAAACAGTTCCTATTCACAGTGGGGTTGGGGCTAAATCCGTGTCCCCAAGGACAGACATGTCAAGGCCCCAACGGTACCAAATTTGCAGCTTCCATTAGCAACATATCCTTCATTCTTCCCACCACCGCTCTTCTTCAAGCATACTACTTTAATCAGTCCAATGGAGTTTACAATACCACTTTCCCTGACAATCCGCCATTTCCTTTCAACTACACCGGCACGCCGCCTAACAACACACAGACCCTCAACGATACCAGAGTCGAAGTGCTTCCCTTTAACACTACCGTACAGCTAGTTCTGCAGGACACCAGCATTGTGACCTTCGAGAGCCATCCTCTGCATCTTCACGGCTTCAACTTCTTCATAGTGGGTCAGGGTATGGGAAACTACAATGCAAGCACTGACCCATCTAACTTTAATCTGGTGGATCCTCCGGATAGAAACACAGTTGGAGTTCCCAGTGGAGGTTGGGTGGCTCTCAGATTCCTAGCTGATAATCCAG GAGTATGGTTTATGCATTGTCATCTCGAGCTGCATACCAGTTGGGGATTGAAGATGGCGTGGATTGTTTTAAATGGAAATGGGGGCAGAACCCAATCTCTTCTTCCTCCGCCCAAAGATCTTCCCTCCTGTTGA